GCACGACGAGCTCGTCGAGCTGATGGGCGGCGCGGTGGCGCGGCTGCAGTACAGCGACGCGCCGCCGACCGTGTACCTGATGGTCGGGCTGCAGGGCTCGGGCAAGACCACGCACGCGGGGAAGCTCGCGCTGCGCTTGAAAGAGCAGGGCCGGCGCTCGCTGCTGGTCGCGGCCGACGTGTACCGCCCCGCCGCGATCGATCAGCTCAAGACGCTCGGAAAACAGATCGACCTGCCCGTCTTCGACGAAGGACAGGGCGATCCGGTGAAGATCGCGCGCGACGGCGTCGCCGAAGCGCGGCGGCTCGGCATCCCGACCGTCATCGTCGACACGGCGGGACGGTTGCAGATCGACGAGCGGCTCATGGAGGAGCTCGAGCGGATCAAGGCGGCGGTGAAGCCGACCGAGATCTTGTTCGTCGCCGACGCGATGACCGGGCAAGAAGCGGTGAACGTCGCGAAGACGTTCAACGAGCGGCTGGCGATCACGGGCGTGATCCTGACCAAGATGGACGGCGACGCGCGCGGCGGCGCAGCGCTCTCGATCCACCGCATGACCGGCGCGCCGATCAAGTTCGTCGGGACCGGCGAGAAGGTCACCGCGCTCGAGCCGTTCCATCCCGACCGGCTCGCCTCGCGCATCCTCGGGATGGGCGACGTCCTCACGCTGATCGAGAAGACGCAGTCGGTCTACACCGAGCAGCAGGCCGAAGAACTCGCGGCCAAGCTGCGCAAGTCGCAGTTCACGCTCGACGACTTCTTGGCGCAATTGCGGCAGGTGCGCAAGATGGGGTCGATGACCGACATCATGAAGATGATCCCGGGGCTTTCGAAGGCGCTGCCGAAAGTGGAGATCGACGAGAAAGACGTCTCGAAGATCGAGGCGATCATCTGCTCGATGACACGGCGGGAGCGGGAACGGCCGGAGATCCTCAACGGGTCGCGGCGCAAACGGATCGCGCTGGGGAGCGGGACGCAGGTCGCGGACGTCAACCGGCTGGTCAAACAGTTCGAGCAGTCTCGGCAGATGATGAAGCAGCTTGGGGGGATGAAGAAGGGGCGGTTTCCTCGGTTGCCCGTGGGATTGGGGCGGTGACGGCGGCCCGGTATGTCGTTTCGGCGGGGACGTGCCGCTGTTCGCATCGTGCGAACAACGGCACTCGGGTTGCTCCGTCGCTCCCGCCATCCTGGCTCCGCTCCTCCGCAAACGCCCCGCCGAAACGACATACCGGGCCGCCGTCACGGCACGATGTTTGCTAAGGCACTTCCCTCTTAGATTTTTCCAACCGCCCGCGGAGAAAGTTAGCGGGATTTCCTAGAAAGTCGACATGGTTAAGATCAGATTGCGGCGCATGGGCGCCAAGAAACAACCGACGTACCGATTCGTGGTGGCTGATGCTCGGTCGCCTCGGGATGGGCGTTTTCTTGAGATTCTCGGACACTACAATCCGCGGACGGAACCGAAGACACTGGTCGTCGATCAGGAGAAGGCGAAGCAGTGGCTCGACAAAGGGGCTCAGCCTTCCGATCCGGTGCGGCGTTTGTTCGCCGAGTTGGGGCTTGTGGAGCGCGGAGCGATTCCGGAAAACAAGCGGCCGCCGAAGGGCAAGAAGAGCTAAGCGATGAGCGCGTTCGACGACGAGTTCGGACTCTTCGGCGACGACGACGAGAAGGCTGGCGACGAAGAGCGGAAGTCGACGCTCGGCGCCCGGCGAATCGCTTCGGACGAAGCCGCGCACGACGACATCGAGCCGGAAGAAGAACGGCCGCGGCGCGGGACGCGCGACCGGCGCGAGCGCACCGGCGGCGCAGCCGCGCCGTCGGGCGAAGGACGGCGCCCGCGGCGCGAGTACGGCGGCGAGCGCGGGGCGCGCAAGACCGAGGATCCGGCGGTCGCGCAGAAGCGCGCGCTCGATCTGCTCGCGTTCTTGGCGCGCAAGCTCGTCTCGAAGCCCGACGTCGTGCTGGTCGAAGAGGTCGAGACCGACAAAGGACCGGTCGTCGAGCTCGTCGTCGAGCACGAAGATCTCGGCAAGGTGATCGGGCGGAGCGGGCGCGTCGCGCAAGCGCTGCGCACGCTCGTGCGCGCGAGCGCGGAGACGCGGATCAGCATCGACATCATCTCCTTCGAAGACGAAGTCGCCGAAGGCGAAGCGGAGCACGCGAGCGCCGAAGACGACGCCGAGGCAAACGACGCCGAATGAGGCGAACGCCGGCCGGGTGGTCGGCGTGTTCGGCTTGCGCGGCGAGCTGAAAATCGCCGCCAGCCGCGTCGGCGAGGACGCGCTCGCGCCGGGACTCTTGCTGCGCGCGACGCTTGCCGACGGCAGCTCGCGCGCACTGCGCGTGCGCGCGATGCGCTTGCACAAAGGACGGCCGCTGCTCGCGTTCGACGGCGTCGAGGACGCAAACGCTGCGGAGACGCTCGTCGGCGCGACGCTGGCGGTCGACCGCGCTGCAGTTTCTTTGGACGAAGGCGAGTATTTCGACGACGATTTGGCCGGCTGCGTGCTCGTGGATGCGGACGGCGTCGAGCTCGCCGAGGTCCTTGCCGTCGAGCATTATCCGGCGCAGGACGTGCTGATCGTCGAGCCGCGCGGGGCGCGCGGAAAACGGGCGATCGTGCCGCTCGTGCGCGCGTTCGTCAAAGCGGTCGACGTCCGCGCGAAACGGATCGGCGTCGAGCTGCCGGCCGGGCTGCTCGATGCGGGCGAGGCGGAAGAGGCTTAGCCGGCGAGCTTTAGCGGCGGCGGCGGCGCGGCGGGTTCAAGTACGCGCCGATCGCGGCTTCGACGGCGCGTTCGGTGGCGAGCTGCGCGCCTTGCGCTCCGCCGGCGTCGTTG
The Candidatus Eremiobacterota bacterium genome window above contains:
- the rpsP gene encoding 30S ribosomal protein S16, encoding MVKIRLRRMGAKKQPTYRFVVADARSPRDGRFLEILGHYNPRTEPKTLVVDQEKAKQWLDKGAQPSDPVRRLFAELGLVERGAIPENKRPPKGKKS
- the ffh gene encoding signal recognition particle protein translates to MLEALSERLGAIFDRLSNRGRLSESDVAEVLREVRVALLEADVALPVAKEFVNRIKDKAVGSDVLTSLTPAQTVIKLVHDELVELMGGAVARLQYSDAPPTVYLMVGLQGSGKTTHAGKLALRLKEQGRRSLLVAADVYRPAAIDQLKTLGKQIDLPVFDEGQGDPVKIARDGVAEARRLGIPTVIVDTAGRLQIDERLMEELERIKAAVKPTEILFVADAMTGQEAVNVAKTFNERLAITGVILTKMDGDARGGAALSIHRMTGAPIKFVGTGEKVTALEPFHPDRLASRILGMGDVLTLIEKTQSVYTEQQAEELAAKLRKSQFTLDDFLAQLRQVRKMGSMTDIMKMIPGLSKALPKVEIDEKDVSKIEAIICSMTRRERERPEILNGSRRKRIALGSGTQVADVNRLVKQFEQSRQMMKQLGGMKKGRFPRLPVGLGR
- the rimM gene encoding 16S rRNA processing protein RimM, translated to MVGVFGLRGELKIAASRVGEDALAPGLLLRATLADGSSRALRVRAMRLHKGRPLLAFDGVEDANAAETLVGATLAVDRAAVSLDEGEYFDDDLAGCVLVDADGVELAEVLAVEHYPAQDVLIVEPRGARGKRAIVPLVRAFVKAVDVRAKRIGVELPAGLLDAGEAEEA
- a CDS encoding KH domain-containing protein yields the protein MSAFDDEFGLFGDDDEKAGDEERKSTLGARRIASDEAAHDDIEPEEERPRRGTRDRRERTGGAAAPSGEGRRPRREYGGERGARKTEDPAVAQKRALDLLAFLARKLVSKPDVVLVEEVETDKGPVVELVVEHEDLGKVIGRSGRVAQALRTLVRASAETRISIDIISFEDEVAEGEAEHASAEDDAEANDAE